Proteins encoded by one window of bacterium:
- a CDS encoding DUF763 domain-containing protein, which yields MINRGIATFTLDTGVCPRWLFEKMVRLGRQVLLIIREEYGEDEFIKRIADPVWFQSLGCVLAFDWNASGLTTVLTAALKEAIRGLEKELGIFICGGKGKTSLKTPDEIKNWGDILSLPNNKVNNLVYNSKMSAKVDSSLIQDGFQIYHHSFFFSKNGAWAVVQQGMNTQAKSARRYHWYSERIEDLVCEPHSGIISHTKVPTLNLTAKESKDTRKLSTELVCGNYFGLLKDIQILRLNFSKYHRMLSLESDQSKETLLKLEDKEFFWHPLLLEDFSKSRYLEKIFSKVCEIKPENYEKLLSLEGVGPKTIRALSLVSEVIYGAAPSYEDPTRYSFAHGGKDKTPYPIDRKTYDSSIDFFNKVILKLKISPYEKRKMLVDLY from the coding sequence ATGATAAACAGGGGGATTGCTACATTTACGCTGGATACAGGGGTCTGTCCTAGATGGCTCTTTGAAAAAATGGTAAGGCTAGGCAGACAGGTGCTTTTGATAATAAGGGAGGAATATGGAGAGGATGAGTTTATCAAAAGGATTGCAGACCCTGTCTGGTTTCAATCATTAGGGTGTGTCCTTGCCTTTGATTGGAATGCCTCAGGATTAACCACTGTTTTAACAGCAGCATTGAAAGAGGCAATAAGGGGCCTGGAAAAAGAATTGGGGATTTTTATATGTGGAGGAAAGGGAAAAACATCTTTAAAAACACCCGATGAGATTAAAAATTGGGGGGATATTTTAAGCCTACCCAATAATAAAGTTAATAATTTAGTCTATAATTCCAAAATGTCTGCCAAGGTTGATAGCTCCCTTATTCAAGATGGCTTTCAAATTTATCATCATAGCTTTTTCTTCTCTAAAAATGGTGCTTGGGCTGTGGTCCAGCAGGGAATGAATACACAAGCAAAGTCTGCAAGGCGTTATCATTGGTATTCTGAAAGGATAGAGGATTTAGTCTGTGAACCACATTCTGGGATTATTAGCCACACAAAAGTTCCTACCCTGAATTTAACAGCAAAGGAAAGCAAAGATACACGAAAGCTCTCTACAGAATTGGTTTGTGGAAATTATTTTGGCTTGCTTAAGGATATTCAAATTTTAAGGCTAAATTTTTCAAAATACCATAGAATGCTTTCATTAGAATCTGATCAAAGCAAAGAAACCCTACTTAAATTAGAAGACAAAGAATTCTTTTGGCATCCCCTTTTGTTAGAAGATTTTTCAAAAAGTCGTTATTTAGAAAAAATCTTTTCCAAGGTTTGCGAAATAAAACCAGAAAATTATGAGAAGCTTCTTTCCTTGGAAGGTGTTGGTCCAAAGACAATAAGGGCATTAAGCCTTGTATCTGAGGTTATCTATGGTGCAGCTCCCTCTTATGAAGACCCTACAAGATATTCCTTTGCCCATGGTGGAAAGGATAAAACACCCTATCCAATTGATAGAAAAACCTATGATTCAAGTATTGATTTTTTTAACAAAGTTATTTTGAAGCTTAAGATTTCTCCTTATGAAAAGAGGAAAATGCTGGTAGATTTATACTGA
- a CDS encoding polyprenyl synthetase family protein encodes MRIEEIYAPIENKLVLVKERLKIKEKDNEALSEILDYIQETRGKLIRPALFLFSTTLNGDSSVNLASSIELIHCTSLLHDDIIDCSNLRRNKETIVSKWGKNWALLVGDLFLASAFNILVDYGDIRLIKLFTKGCLVMCNGQMSELERGINIDEERYLKIIYQKTAHLFELSCLSGAMVSNNDCESLSNYGRNLGLAFQIIDDMLDISGDDVKNKKATLPIIWTMKMANFNDKAILNKLISSSDADGIRDMIEKYKGIEYAKGIAKECIEKAKSAIANTSLTHKESLISLSDFVLYRKE; translated from the coding sequence ATGAGAATAGAGGAAATATATGCCCCTATTGAAAATAAGCTCGTCCTTGTAAAAGAAAGGCTTAAGATAAAAGAAAAGGATAATGAAGCCTTAAGCGAAATACTTGATTACATTCAAGAAACAAGGGGAAAACTTATTAGACCTGCCCTCTTTCTCTTTTCAACTACCCTGAATGGAGACAGCTCAGTTAATCTTGCCTCCTCCATTGAGCTTATCCATTGTACATCTCTTCTCCATGATGACATCATTGATTGCTCAAATTTAAGGAGGAATAAAGAAACAATTGTCTCTAAATGGGGAAAGAATTGGGCACTTCTTGTTGGTGATTTATTTTTAGCCTCTGCCTTTAATATTTTGGTAGATTATGGCGATATAAGGCTTATTAAGCTATTTACAAAGGGATGCCTTGTTATGTGTAATGGCCAGATGTCAGAGCTTGAAAGGGGAATTAACATAGATGAGGAAAGGTATTTAAAAATAATCTACCAGAAAACAGCCCATCTATTTGAGCTTTCCTGTTTATCTGGTGCTATGGTTTCCAATAATGATTGTGAAAGCCTTTCTAATTATGGAAGAAATCTAGGGCTAGCATTTCAGATAATCGACGATATGCTTGATATTAGCGGAGATGATGTAAAAAATAAAAAGGCAACCCTTCCCATTATTTGGACAATGAAAATGGCAAATTTTAATGATAAAGCAATTCTTAATAAGCTAATAAGCTCCTCTGATGCTGATGGAATAAGGGATATGATTGAAAAATACAAAGGGATTGAGTATGCCAAAGGTATCGCAAAAGAATGTATAGAAAAGGCAAAATCTGCAATCGCTAATACATCTTTAACCCACAAAGAGTCTCTCATTTCCCTCTCTGACTTTGTCCTTTATAGAAAGGAATAA
- a CDS encoding NADH-quinone oxidoreductase subunit N has translation MDISLLTPELILVLFSFLVLITGFFRLNIGFEIAIIACVLSIASSIAIFVATQSIDSLIVSPFSSFLKVLCTSSLFIVLFMSKDFLKGLKNQNEYSFFLLMATIGTMLAVSSNDMIILYISIELISISSYILTCFLKDKKGIEGGIKYLLFGAFSSAFLIYGINLLYGLTGETNFVNISDKVLGLGFGPIQALAIIFILAGVCFKADIVPFHMWIPDVYQGAPTPITGFLATASKVAGFAIIMNLLFGPLGSILFDYTRLFFILSVITIILGNLSAIPQKNIKRMLGYSSISHAGYLLIGLCTQSGQGIIAMLFYFVAYSLATISSFLVISATRLEEIDDYNGLSKKSPLLSILMLVSLSSLAGLPPFIGFFGKFSLFYSAIEKGLIPLAIIGVVFSVVSLYYYFIVVKAIYLGRGENGPIPIPGYIKCLAILLILSIVFLGLFPNPIANLAFFANQRL, from the coding sequence ATGGATATTTCATTACTTACGCCAGAGCTTATTCTTGTATTATTTTCTTTTCTTGTTTTAATAACAGGGTTTTTTAGGCTTAATATAGGCTTTGAGATTGCAATTATCGCTTGCGTTCTCTCTATTGCCTCCTCAATTGCCATTTTTGTTGCCACTCAATCAATAGATAGCCTTATTGTCTCTCCATTTTCAAGCTTTCTTAAGGTTTTATGTACCTCCTCCCTTTTTATTGTGCTCTTTATGTCCAAAGATTTTCTAAAGGGCTTAAAAAACCAAAATGAATATTCCTTCTTTCTCTTAATGGCAACAATCGGAACGATGCTTGCTGTATCAAGCAATGATATGATTATCCTTTATATTTCAATTGAGCTTATAAGCATAAGCTCTTATATCCTTACTTGTTTCCTTAAAGATAAAAAAGGCATTGAGGGAGGGATAAAATACCTCCTCTTTGGTGCTTTTTCCTCTGCATTTCTTATTTATGGAATAAACCTTCTCTATGGGCTTACAGGAGAAACGAATTTTGTCAATATATCAGATAAGGTTCTTGGATTAGGCTTTGGACCCATTCAAGCTTTAGCCATTATCTTTATCCTTGCTGGTGTCTGCTTTAAGGCAGATATTGTTCCCTTTCATATGTGGATTCCAGATGTCTATCAAGGTGCGCCAACGCCCATCACAGGCTTTCTTGCAACTGCCTCAAAGGTAGCTGGATTTGCTATTATTATGAACCTTTTGTTTGGTCCTCTTGGTTCAATATTATTTGATTATACAAGGCTATTTTTCATTCTTTCTGTAATTACCATAATTCTTGGAAATCTCTCTGCAATACCACAGAAGAATATTAAAAGGATGCTTGGATATTCCTCCATTAGCCATGCAGGCTATCTTCTCATTGGTCTTTGCACCCAGTCAGGACAAGGAATAATTGCTATGTTGTTCTATTTTGTTGCCTATTCTTTAGCAACCATCTCATCATTCCTTGTTATATCTGCAACAAGGCTAGAAGAAATAGATGATTATAATGGGCTTTCAAAAAAAAGCCCCCTTCTTTCAATTCTTATGCTTGTTTCACTATCATCTTTGGCTGGGCTTCCTCCCTTTATTGGGTTTTTTGGAAAATTTTCCCTGTTTTATTCAGCTATTGAAAAAGGTCTTATACCCCTTGCCATAATTGGCGTTGTCTTCTCTGTTGTCTCCCTTTATTACTATTTTATTGTTGTAAAGGCAATATATCTTGGAAGAGGGGAAAATGGACCTATTCCTATCCCAGGATATATAAAATGCCTTGCAATCCTTCTAATTCTTTCTATTGTTTTTCTTGGGTTATTTCCAAACCCGATTGCAAACCTAGCATTCTTTGCCAACCAGAGGCTATGA
- a CDS encoding cyclic nucleotide-binding domain-containing protein, with translation MELDNQTVLTLMKVPLFSSLSVEDFKSVAEKLSTKNFEKGEYMVREGEIGDYFYILRKGEADVVIEGEQKRIAHLKEGDFFGEIALLVGVERTASVVAVSDVEAITLNKKSFNELLKENPSVAANLSKVLVLRLSKMAEDM, from the coding sequence ATGGAGCTTGATAATCAAACGGTTCTTACCTTAATGAAGGTTCCCCTTTTCTCTTCCCTCTCTGTTGAGGACTTCAAAAGCGTAGCAGAGAAGCTTTCAACAAAGAATTTTGAGAAGGGAGAGTATATGGTTAGAGAGGGCGAGATAGGAGATTACTTCTATATCTTAAGAAAGGGAGAGGCAGATGTTGTTATTGAGGGAGAGCAAAAAAGGATTGCCCATCTTAAGGAGGGAGATTTCTTTGGTGAAATAGCCCTATTGGTTGGCGTTGAAAGAACAGCCTCTGTTGTTGCTGTATCTGATGTTGAGGCAATTACCTTGAACAAAAAATCGTTCAATGAGCTATTAAAGGAAAATCCCTCTGTTGCGGCAAACCTTTCAAAGGTTCTTGTATTAAGGCTTTCAAAGATGGCGGAAGATATGTAG
- the plsY gene encoding glycerol-3-phosphate 1-O-acyltransferase PlsY — MEIVVIILAYVFGSIPLGYIFGRIKGKDIRKEGSGNIGFTNVCRVLGKKWGIPVLIFDILKGFAFPFVSFKLGLGEKIAILSGLSAILGQGFSIFLRFKGGKGVAISGGVFLAIAPIETLITIAIFLLVFSITRIVSIGSIVSSISLPILVFFISPDKKLVFVFSLVAMAFILIKHIPNIKRLVGKREYKI; from the coding sequence ATGGAGATTGTTGTAATCATCCTTGCCTATGTTTTTGGTTCAATTCCATTAGGCTATATCTTTGGAAGGATTAAGGGAAAAGACATAAGAAAGGAAGGTTCGGGAAATATTGGATTTACCAATGTTTGTAGGGTATTGGGAAAAAAATGGGGAATCCCTGTTCTTATCTTTGACATCTTAAAAGGATTTGCTTTTCCCTTTGTTTCATTTAAGCTTGGTTTGGGAGAGAAAATTGCTATCCTATCCGGACTTTCTGCAATACTAGGCCAGGGTTTTAGCATATTTTTAAGGTTTAAGGGTGGAAAGGGTGTTGCAATATCAGGTGGTGTATTTCTAGCCATTGCACCAATTGAGACACTTATTACAATAGCAATATTTTTGTTGGTATTTTCTATCACAAGAATTGTCTCAATAGGCTCAATTGTTTCATCCATCTCTTTGCCAATCTTGGTCTTTTTTATCTCTCCTGATAAAAAGCTTGTTTTTGTTTTCTCCCTTGTAGCTATGGCTTTTATTCTTATTAAACATATCCCAAATATAAAAAGGCTGGTAGGCAAAAGGGAATATAAGATTTAA
- a CDS encoding NAD(P)H-dependent glycerol-3-phosphate dehydrogenase translates to MNICVLGGGTWGITLASLLFDNGNSVKIWEFLKDKVEFLKKERKESNLPWLSIPGSIEITDNLEFSIWSSELLVVAIPSWTIRGIFSKIKENWEDKLIVSCSKGIEEETFLTPSGVIMDVIKDARVVALSGPSHAEEVSKKIPTAIISASCNENDRIFVQRLFSNNYFRVYTNPDIIGVELGGGLKNIMAIASGISDGLGFGDNTKAALFCRGMAEIVRFGILLGGLKETFFGLSGMGDLVVTCISKHSRNRGFGELIGKGYKKEDAERKINMTIEGIKTTKAVYEYSEKLNIDMPITREVYKVIFEGKDPKIACGELLKRQLKEEF, encoded by the coding sequence ATGAATATCTGTGTTCTGGGTGGTGGAACCTGGGGTATAACCCTTGCATCCCTTTTGTTTGACAATGGAAATTCAGTAAAAATATGGGAGTTTTTAAAGGATAAGGTAGAATTTCTTAAAAAAGAACGAAAAGAGTCAAATCTCCCATGGCTTTCTATTCCAGGCTCAATAGAGATTACAGACAACCTTGAATTTAGCATTTGGTCTTCTGAGTTGCTGGTGGTTGCTATTCCCTCCTGGACAATAAGGGGTATATTCTCAAAGATAAAGGAAAATTGGGAGGATAAGCTAATTGTTTCCTGCTCAAAGGGCATTGAAGAAGAAACATTTTTAACACCATCTGGTGTAATAATGGATGTTATAAAGGATGCAAGGGTTGTTGCATTATCAGGCCCATCACATGCAGAGGAGGTATCAAAGAAAATACCAACAGCAATTATCTCTGCAAGTTGCAATGAGAATGATAGAATTTTTGTCCAGAGGCTATTTTCAAACAATTATTTCAGGGTCTACACAAACCCTGATATAATTGGTGTTGAGCTTGGTGGAGGCTTAAAGAACATAATGGCAATTGCATCGGGTATTTCTGATGGCTTGGGTTTTGGAGATAATACAAAAGCCGCTCTATTCTGTAGGGGGATGGCAGAGATTGTAAGATTTGGCATATTGCTGGGTGGATTAAAAGAAACATTCTTTGGTCTATCTGGAATGGGAGACCTTGTTGTAACCTGCATCTCAAAGCATAGCAGAAACAGGGGGTTTGGTGAGCTAATTGGAAAAGGTTATAAAAAAGAAGATGCAGAAAGAAAGATAAATATGACAATTGAGGGGATAAAGACAACAAAGGCTGTTTATGAATACTCAGAAAAATTAAATATAGATATGCCAAT